The [Flavobacterium] thermophilum genome has a segment encoding these proteins:
- a CDS encoding Protein of uncharacterised function (DUF3782) — MEAILNQILDKLQMIEHEVSDIKTNMATKQELEEVKQNFSTELEDIKANMATKQELEEVKHSFTKEIEDIKANMATKQELEDIKANMATKQELEDIKANMATKQELEDIKANMATKQELEDIKANMATKQELEDIKANMATKQELEDIKVNMATKQELEDIKANMATKQELEDIKANMATKQELEDIKANMATKQELEDIKANMATKQELEDIKANMATKQELEDIKANMATKQELEDVKNNLMKELDHVKANMVTKQEFVFLQQAVLETNEIVKKIEQNMEKHERILDLLSRRSIEHEAAISSIRLIKTT; from the coding sequence TTGGAAGCGATATTGAACCAAATTTTGGACAAGCTCCAAATGATCGAACATGAAGTAAGCGATATCAAAACAAACATGGCAACGAAACAGGAACTCGAAGAAGTGAAGCAAAACTTCTCAACAGAGCTTGAGGATATTAAAGCCAACATGGCAACGAAACAAGAACTTGAAGAAGTGAAGCATAGTTTCACAAAAGAGATCGAAGACATCAAAGCCAACATGGCTACCAAGCAAGAGCTTGAAGACATCAAAGCCAACATGGCTACCAAGCAAGAGCTTGAAGACATTAAAGCCAACATGGCTACCAAGCAAGAGCTTGAAGACATCAAAGCCAACATGGCTACCAAGCAAGAGCTTGAAGACATCAAAGCCAACATGGCTACCAAACAGGAACTTGAAGACATCAAAGCCAACATGGCTACCAAACAGGAACTTGAAGACATCAAAGTCAACATGGCTACCAAGCAGGAACTTGAAGACATCAAAGCCAACATGGCTACCAAGCAGGAACTTGAAGACATCAAAGCCAACATGGCTACCAAGCAGGAACTTGAAGACATCAAAGCCAACATGGCTACCAAGCAGGAACTTGAAGACATCAAAGCCAACATGGCTACCAAGCAAGAACTTGAAGACATCAAAGCCAACATGGCTACCAAGCAGGAACTTGAAGACATCAAAGCCAACATGGCTACCAAACAGGAGCTTGAGGACGTAAAGAACAACCTAATGAAAGAATTAGATCATGTCAAAGCCAATATGGTCACAAAGCAAGAATTTGTTTTCCTCCAACAAGCAGTGCTTGAAACAAATGAAATCGTTAAGAAAATAGAACAAAACATGGAAAAGCACGAACGGATTTTAGATCTTCTTTCCAGGCGTTCGATTGAACACGAAGCGGCAATTTCCAGCATTCGTCTTATAAAGACAACATGA
- a CDS encoding Uncharacterized conserved protein (DUF2249): protein MNQFAAKIHAPDYPPRDRHPAIFRLFDSLKPGEVMELTNDHDPRPLQYQFMMERPDQFTWEYLEEGPDVWRVAIGKK, encoded by the coding sequence ATGAACCAATTTGCCGCCAAAATCCACGCCCCGGACTATCCGCCGCGGGATCGCCATCCGGCAATTTTTCGGCTGTTTGACAGTTTGAAGCCGGGGGAAGTAATGGAGCTGACGAATGACCATGACCCGCGTCCGCTGCAATACCAATTCATGATGGAGCGTCCGGATCAGTTTACGTGGGAGTACTTAGAGGAAGGGCCGGACGTATGGCGGGTGGCGATCGGCAAAAAATAA
- the moaA_2 gene encoding Molybdenum cofactor biosynthesis protein A has translation MRDFNENPFIVIWELTRACQLKCLHCRAEAQYHRDPRELTFEEGKKLIDEIYEMDQPMLVFTGGDPLMRPDVYDLAKYAIDKGLRVSMTPSATPNVTKEAIRKAKEVGLSRWAFSLDGPNAEIHDHFRGVSGSFDLTIRAIQYLHELDIPVQINTVISRYNVHVLDEMAELVEKLKCVLWSVFFLVPTGRGKEEDMISPIEHERVFRWLYETSKRVPFDIKTTAGQHYRRVVLQAKIREGKTTKGGIRYEDVLNQGLTGQVDGLGRAPKGVNDGNGFVFISHIGDVYPSGLLPVKAGNIRGTPLADIYRHSPIFQDLRNPDKYKGKCGVCEFRYVCGGSRSRAYAVTGDYLESEPYCVYIPKALRTKERSQR, from the coding sequence ATGCGCGATTTTAATGAAAATCCGTTTATTGTGATTTGGGAATTGACGAGAGCTTGTCAACTCAAGTGCCTTCATTGCCGCGCCGAAGCGCAATACCATCGCGATCCGCGCGAATTGACGTTTGAGGAAGGGAAAAAACTGATCGATGAGATTTACGAGATGGATCAGCCGATGCTCGTCTTTACGGGCGGCGATCCGCTCATGCGCCCGGATGTGTACGATTTAGCGAAATATGCGATCGATAAAGGATTGCGCGTGTCCATGACGCCGAGCGCGACGCCGAACGTGACGAAAGAGGCGATCCGCAAAGCAAAAGAGGTCGGTCTGTCGCGCTGGGCGTTCAGCCTTGACGGGCCGAACGCCGAGATTCACGACCATTTCCGCGGCGTGAGCGGCTCGTTTGATTTGACGATCCGTGCGATTCAATACTTGCATGAGCTCGACATTCCCGTGCAAATCAACACCGTCATTTCGCGATACAACGTTCATGTGCTTGATGAAATGGCGGAATTGGTTGAGAAGCTGAAATGCGTCCTTTGGAGCGTCTTTTTCCTTGTGCCGACAGGCAGGGGGAAGGAGGAGGACATGATTTCCCCCATCGAGCATGAGCGGGTGTTCCGCTGGTTGTATGAAACGAGCAAGCGCGTCCCGTTTGACATTAAAACGACAGCCGGCCAGCATTACCGCCGCGTTGTGCTGCAGGCGAAAATACGCGAAGGAAAAACGACAAAAGGCGGCATCCGTTACGAAGATGTGTTGAACCAAGGGTTGACCGGACAAGTCGACGGGCTCGGCCGCGCGCCGAAAGGAGTAAACGACGGCAACGGCTTTGTTTTTATCTCCCATATCGGCGATGTCTACCCAAGCGGGCTGCTGCCAGTCAAAGCCGGGAACATCAGGGGAACGCCGCTGGCGGACATTTACCGACACTCGCCGATTTTCCAAGACTTGCGCAATCCGGACAAATATAAAGGAAAATGCGGCGTCTGCGAGTTCCGATATGTGTGCGGCGGCTCTCGTTCACGCGCTTACGCTGTAACGGGCGACTATTTGGAAAGCGAGCCGTATTGTGTTTACATTCCAAAGGCGCTGCGGACAAAAGAGCGAAGCCAACGGTAA
- the mobA_1 gene encoding Probable molybdopterin-guanine dinucleotide biosynthesis protein A — translation MKRAIAGAVLAGGQSRRFGRPKAFALHEGAPFFTWSVAALDPIADELYIVSHPSLVDEFRRQTDIPVLLDVERCRGCGPLAGLYTVMEQSRADWVFVLPCDMPYMRREVTERLASYIDPMFDAIVPLHGGRPEPLVALYHRRLRSVIAELLDAGERRMISLLDRARVRYVDAQQLAADETVWRNVNTEEEYR, via the coding sequence ATGAAACGAGCCATTGCCGGAGCGGTGCTCGCCGGCGGCCAGTCGCGCCGGTTCGGGCGGCCGAAGGCGTTTGCGCTGCACGAAGGCGCCCCGTTTTTCACTTGGTCGGTCGCGGCGCTCGATCCGATCGCGGATGAATTGTATATCGTCAGCCACCCGTCGCTTGTCGATGAATTCCGCCGCCAAACGGATATCCCGGTGCTGCTCGATGTCGAGCGCTGCCGCGGCTGTGGGCCGCTGGCCGGCCTTTACACCGTTATGGAACAGAGCCGAGCGGATTGGGTGTTCGTCTTGCCGTGCGACATGCCGTACATGCGGCGGGAAGTGACAGAGCGGCTTGCTTCCTATATCGATCCGATGTTTGACGCCATCGTCCCGCTCCATGGCGGCCGCCCAGAGCCATTGGTCGCCTTATACCACCGTCGGCTTCGCTCCGTGATCGCCGAGCTGCTTGACGCCGGCGAACGTCGGATGATCTCGCTCCTTGACCGCGCCCGCGTCCGCTATGTTGACGCCCAACAGCTTGCCGCGGATGAAACCGTATGGCGCAATGTCAATACGGAGGAAGAGTACCGGTGA